A single genomic interval of Nostoc commune NIES-4072 harbors:
- a CDS encoding GNAT family N-acetyltransferase: MQNRTWQPPEFLQLNGEFVTLKPLIPERDVDTLYAASHGSPEKEAVWNYLFYGPFDSSSTMKDWVEKNLVSKSDPLTWTVFENSTNIQVGIVALLAIAPNHGRAEIGHVWFTPAVHKSKVNTESQFLLLQHLFDHHSYRRVEWKCDSLNHASRTTATRMGFVYEGRFRQHMFVRGRNRDTDWFAMTDKEWLRCKRNFEKWLYSHENISLMELNNS, from the coding sequence ATGCAAAACCGAACTTGGCAACCACCGGAATTTCTTCAACTTAACGGTGAATTTGTAACACTCAAGCCCTTAATTCCCGAAAGGGATGTGGATACCTTGTATGCAGCTTCACACGGCAGTCCTGAAAAGGAAGCCGTCTGGAATTATCTATTTTACGGCCCATTTGATTCCTCTTCCACGATGAAAGACTGGGTGGAAAAAAACCTAGTAAGTAAATCTGACCCTCTTACTTGGACAGTCTTTGAAAACTCAACAAATATTCAAGTGGGAATTGTAGCATTACTTGCGATCGCACCAAATCATGGTCGTGCTGAAATTGGTCATGTATGGTTTACTCCCGCAGTCCACAAAAGTAAAGTCAATACAGAATCACAGTTTTTGCTACTTCAGCATCTTTTTGATCATCATTCTTATCGTCGAGTTGAGTGGAAATGTGATTCCCTCAACCATGCGAGTCGAACTACCGCTACAAGGATGGGATTCGTTTATGAAGGACGTTTTCGACAACACATGTTTGTTCGTGGAAGAAACAGAGATACTGATTGGTTCGCAATGACAGATAAAGAATGGTTGCGCTGTAAAAGAAATTTTGAAAAATGGCTTTATTCCCACGAAAATATTTCATTAATGGAACTAAATAACAGCTAG
- a CDS encoding DUF4336 domain-containing protein: protein MADDERIVNAQQINPKDFSWGLWPVVPLYPYGRRQTIRKEVVKDTIWNFDQIQGIFYVVVPIRMTVVKLEAGGLLIYAPVAPTPECIRLVNELVAKHGDVKYIILPTISGIEHKVFVGPFARYFPTAQVFVAPHQWSFPLNLPLSWLGLPPKRTQVLPEDSSKTPFADEFDYAMLGPIELGPGRFAEVAFFHKRSHTLLVTDSVLSIPEDPPAIALLDPYPLLFHAKDNATDIVADIQVNRRKGWQRISLFALYFQPNLLNIRQWSQVLQDALKAPERSRKAYFGLYPFKWHPDWQRSFNALRGDGRLFVAPILQTLILNRAPKETIDWADKVASWDFEWIIPCHFDSPIKAEPHQFRQAFSFLEKQPAVSAGLFSSSSYPLPEEDFKLLKEIDTGLNKFGIVPAAKEKV from the coding sequence GTGGCTGATGATGAACGCATAGTCAATGCACAACAGATAAATCCAAAAGACTTTTCATGGGGATTATGGCCTGTTGTGCCACTCTACCCTTATGGCAGGCGGCAGACAATCCGCAAAGAAGTGGTGAAGGACACAATTTGGAATTTTGACCAGATTCAGGGCATTTTCTACGTTGTTGTACCGATTCGCATGACTGTTGTTAAGCTCGAAGCCGGGGGTCTTCTCATCTACGCACCTGTTGCACCAACCCCAGAGTGCATCAGGCTTGTGAATGAGTTGGTGGCAAAACACGGTGATGTTAAGTACATTATCCTGCCAACTATCTCTGGTATAGAACATAAGGTATTTGTCGGGCCTTTCGCCAGATACTTTCCGACTGCACAGGTGTTTGTGGCTCCCCATCAGTGGAGTTTCCCGCTAAATCTTCCCCTTAGCTGGCTTGGTTTACCTCCGAAACGAACTCAAGTACTCCCAGAAGATAGTAGCAAAACACCCTTTGCTGACGAATTTGATTATGCAATGCTGGGCCCCATCGAGCTTGGCCCTGGTCGGTTTGCAGAAGTTGCTTTTTTCCACAAGCGATCGCATACTCTTTTAGTAACAGATTCTGTGCTTTCTATCCCAGAAGATCCACCTGCGATCGCACTTTTAGATCCATATCCCTTACTATTCCATGCCAAGGATAATGCTACTGATATTGTTGCAGATATTCAAGTAAATCGGCGTAAGGGTTGGCAGCGCATCTCGTTGTTTGCTTTGTACTTTCAACCCAACCTACTAAATATCCGCCAATGGAGTCAGGTATTGCAAGATGCCTTGAAAGCACCAGAACGTTCAAGGAAAGCTTATTTTGGATTGTATCCCTTTAAATGGCATCCAGATTGGCAGCGATCGTTTAATGCTTTGCGAGGTGATGGGCGTTTGTTTGTCGCACCAATTTTACAGACATTGATTCTCAACCGCGCACCGAAAGAAACCATCGATTGGGCTGATAAAGTTGCTAGTTGGGACTTCGAGTGGATTATTCCTTGCCACTTTGATTCACCGATTAAAGCCGAGCCGCATCAGTTTCGTCAAGCTTTCTCTTTTTTAGAAAAGCAGCCTGCTGTCAGTGCGGGTTTGTTCAGCAGTAGTAGCTATCCCTTACCAGAGGAGGATTTTAAACTACTGAAAGAAATCGATACAGGTTTAAATAAGTTTGGGATTGTGCCGGCAGCAAAGGAGAAAGTGTAA
- a CDS encoding acetamidase/formamidase family protein, with translation MTHYILKATKETVHLGGFSNLLEPALTIDSGDTVDVETYTGYYVYDKAPPEFVTPEFLDICQNFLPERKIAGGPHLLTGPIYVRDAEPGDVLEVQLDAIAPRLPVGFNAIRTGWGALPHQFPQPALRFIPLDLANNIAEFPAGTGIKIPLKPFFGILGVATQETSRTSVPPGSYGGNIDNRELQAGSRLFLPIFVPGALFSIGDGHSAQGDGEVNVTAIETSMNGRITLKLRKDLQLTTPIAETPTHIITMGFAQTLDEALELALKNMIDFLERFANLSPEDAYVLCSLAVNFHITQVVNSPHKGVHGMLPKSILAKRII, from the coding sequence GTGACTCATTACATTTTAAAAGCTACTAAGGAAACTGTGCATCTGGGTGGTTTCTCCAATCTGCTAGAACCAGCACTCACTATTGATTCTGGCGATACGGTTGACGTAGAAACTTATACTGGTTACTACGTTTATGATAAAGCACCACCTGAATTTGTCACACCAGAATTTCTCGATATCTGTCAAAATTTTCTACCAGAACGCAAAATCGCTGGGGGGCCGCATTTACTCACAGGGCCAATTTATGTGCGAGATGCCGAACCAGGAGATGTTTTAGAAGTACAATTAGATGCGATCGCACCTCGTTTACCCGTCGGCTTCAATGCCATTCGTACAGGTTGGGGAGCTTTACCTCATCAGTTTCCTCAACCTGCTTTAAGATTTATTCCTCTAGATTTAGCAAACAATATCGCGGAATTTCCGGCGGGTACTGGCATAAAAATTCCCCTCAAACCGTTTTTTGGAATTCTTGGCGTCGCTACTCAAGAAACCTCTCGAACTTCTGTCCCACCGGGTTCTTACGGCGGTAATATCGACAACCGGGAACTGCAAGCTGGTTCTCGTTTATTTTTGCCGATTTTCGTACCAGGTGCATTATTTTCTATTGGTGATGGGCATTCGGCACAAGGAGATGGTGAAGTAAATGTCACCGCCATTGAAACTTCCATGAACGGTAGAATTACCCTCAAACTTCGTAAGGATTTACAACTAACAACACCAATTGCTGAAACCCCAACTCACATCATCACAATGGGCTTTGCTCAAACTTTAGATGAAGCTTTAGAACTGGCTTTAAAAAACATGATTGATTTTCTGGAACGCTTTGCAAATTTGTCGCCAGAAGATGCTTATGTCTTGTGCAGTTTAGCTGTAAATTTTCATATTACTCAAGTTGTAAACAGTCCTCACAAAGGTGTGCATGGAATGCTACCCAAATCAATTTTGGCTAAGAGAATAATTTAA
- a CDS encoding NADPH-dependent FMN reductase — protein sequence MQLNRLIIPIQRRIMASTPKILAFAGSTRIESYNKKLVKIAAAGAQAAGAEVTYIDLRDLPLPLYDEDLEAQEGLPANARTFKDLLIAHQGLLIASPEYNSSLTAVLKNAIDWASRPAPNEAPLAAFAGKVATIMSASPGALGGLRGLVHLRSILGNIKVLVLPDQIALPKAYEAFNPDGTLVDPKQQESIQKLGDSLTKILLKLN from the coding sequence ATGCAGCTGAACAGGTTAATTATTCCCATTCAACGTAGAATTATGGCATCTACACCTAAAATCCTTGCCTTTGCAGGCAGCACCCGGATTGAGTCTTACAACAAAAAATTGGTAAAAATCGCGGCGGCTGGCGCTCAAGCAGCAGGCGCAGAAGTGACTTATATAGACCTCCGCGATTTGCCCCTACCTCTGTATGATGAAGATTTGGAAGCTCAAGAAGGACTACCAGCCAACGCCCGCACTTTTAAGGATTTGCTAATTGCTCATCAAGGATTGTTGATTGCTTCGCCGGAATATAACAGTTCACTCACAGCAGTTTTGAAGAACGCCATTGACTGGGCATCCCGTCCAGCCCCAAATGAAGCACCGTTGGCTGCCTTTGCAGGTAAGGTTGCTACGATTATGAGCGCTTCCCCAGGCGCTCTTGGTGGTTTGCGGGGATTGGTTCACCTGCGCTCTATTTTGGGAAACATCAAAGTTTTGGTACTTCCCGATCAAATAGCCTTACCCAAAGCTTACGAAGCCTTTAATCCTGATGGCACGTTAGTAGATCCTAAACAGCAAGAATCTATTCAAAAGCTAGGCGATAGCTTAACAAAAATATTGCTGAAGCTCAATTAA
- a CDS encoding NUDIX hydrolase, with the protein MANWSDSYLGKLRQVVGDRLLLLFGARVIIEDNLGRVLLQKRSDFKLWGLPGGCPEVGDSAEECSAREVFEETGLTVERFEAVGFSSNPAFETVTYPNGDRVQNFILILRAVEWSGSLACLDGESLALEFFDLADLPTLMPNDRPVLEKFQEYKKSGKFLMF; encoded by the coding sequence ATGGCAAATTGGTCAGACTCTTATCTCGGTAAGTTACGACAAGTTGTAGGCGATCGCTTACTTCTATTATTTGGCGCACGCGTGATTATCGAGGATAATTTGGGGCGCGTTTTGTTGCAAAAGCGAAGTGATTTCAAACTTTGGGGGCTACCTGGTGGCTGTCCAGAAGTAGGTGACTCTGCCGAAGAATGTTCAGCACGAGAGGTTTTTGAAGAAACTGGTTTAACAGTTGAGCGTTTTGAAGCTGTGGGGTTTTCTTCCAATCCAGCCTTTGAAACTGTAACTTATCCCAATGGCGATCGCGTCCAAAATTTCATTTTAATTTTGCGAGCCGTTGAATGGTCAGGCAGTCTTGCTTGCCTAGATGGAGAATCGCTAGCACTAGAATTTTTCGATTTGGCAGACTTACCTACATTAATGCCAAACGATCGCCCTGTTTTAGAAAAGTTTCAAGAATACAAAAAAAGCGGCAAATTCCTGATGTTCTAA
- a CDS encoding amino acid ABC transporter ATP-binding protein: MNNVVIRTEFLCKSFGKLDVLKDISTEFYQGEVVAILGPSGSGKSTFLRCINLLEQPTRGRIYFHDQEITKPKANIAKVRQHLVMVFQHFNLFPHMNVLQNVTYAPIKVKGINKQKAQEHGLELLAKVGLEPKANVYPSKLSGGQKQRVAIARALAMEPEMILFDEPTSALDPEMVKDVLEVMKALALSGMTMAIVTHEMGFAKEVANRIMFLDQGILAEDTTPGEFFQNPQCDRARQFLEKML; this comes from the coding sequence GTGAATAATGTAGTAATTCGCACGGAATTCTTATGTAAATCCTTTGGTAAACTCGACGTACTCAAAGATATTTCCACTGAATTTTATCAGGGAGAAGTGGTTGCTATACTAGGCCCTTCTGGTTCAGGTAAGTCTACGTTTTTGCGATGCATAAACTTGCTAGAACAACCCACCAGAGGCAGAATCTATTTTCACGATCAAGAAATCACCAAGCCCAAGGCAAACATTGCTAAGGTGCGCCAGCATTTGGTGATGGTATTTCAGCATTTTAATTTGTTTCCTCACATGAATGTGCTGCAAAATGTCACTTATGCACCGATAAAGGTAAAAGGAATTAACAAGCAAAAAGCACAAGAACATGGCTTAGAATTGCTTGCTAAGGTAGGTTTAGAGCCAAAAGCCAATGTCTATCCGTCCAAACTATCCGGGGGACAGAAACAGCGAGTAGCCATCGCTCGTGCATTAGCAATGGAACCAGAGATGATTTTGTTTGATGAACCCACCTCTGCATTAGATCCAGAAATGGTTAAGGATGTGCTGGAAGTGATGAAAGCTTTAGCATTATCTGGAATGACAATGGCGATCGTTACTCATGAAATGGGGTTTGCAAAAGAAGTTGCCAATCGGATTATGTTCCTCGATCAGGGAATTTTAGCAGAAGACACTACTCCTGGCGAGTTTTTCCAAAATCCTCAGTGCGATCGCGCGAGACAGTTTTTGGAAAAAATGCTTTAG
- a CDS encoding ABC transporter permease subunit (The N-terminal region of this protein, as described by TIGR01726, is a three transmembrane segment that identifies a subfamily of ABC transporter permease subunits, which specificities that include histidine, arginine, glutamine, glutamate, L-cystine (sic), the opines (in Agrobacterium) octopine and nopaline, etc.), with protein sequence MKKKKVCLSTILVVAVVISIIIGHSNSLKAVSSLGKDTLTMITSPDYPPYEFYDTKGGDRQIVGFDIDIAKTLAEKLGFKLQIMESDFNGLIPALQANRADFVMAGMTPTPERQKNIDFSIIYYEAKDTIVAPKGSNLKQPQDLLGKKVGVQLGTIQEQNAQKIAEKFAGIQLKQLNRVPEVVQEIKSGRIDAAIVEDTVAKGFAQANPDLEFNIIPSEEQSGSAIAFPKDSSFVEPFNKVLQQMKDDGTLNKLIAKWFSQNITANSESSTPTKGGLNLDFTRILPDIPFILRGIPLTLLFTLLSVFLGLIWGTILSLLKILGIKPLTWVANAYTSVFRGTPLLLQLALVYYATPQLTGYDISALQAGVLTFTLNSGAYMSETIRGGIQAVDKGQSEAAMSMGVPYWLMMWDVILPQALKNILPALVNETIGLLKDSALVSTIGVVEILRSAQIVGSNKYIYFEPLLFAGLIYYVLVMGMTLGASALERRLRESE encoded by the coding sequence ATGAAGAAAAAAAAAGTATGCCTATCAACGATACTAGTTGTAGCAGTAGTAATCAGCATCATCATCGGACATAGTAATTCTCTAAAAGCTGTCTCATCTTTAGGGAAAGACACGTTGACAATGATTACTTCCCCAGATTATCCTCCTTATGAGTTTTATGATACGAAAGGAGGCGATCGCCAAATTGTTGGCTTTGATATAGATATTGCCAAAACTCTTGCTGAAAAACTAGGGTTTAAACTTCAAATAATGGAATCCGATTTTAATGGCTTAATTCCTGCACTCCAAGCAAATCGCGCTGACTTTGTAATGGCTGGGATGACTCCGACTCCAGAACGTCAGAAAAATATTGACTTTTCAATTATTTATTACGAAGCCAAAGATACCATTGTCGCTCCTAAAGGTAGTAACCTAAAGCAGCCCCAAGACTTATTAGGAAAAAAGGTTGGCGTACAACTAGGAACCATCCAAGAACAAAATGCTCAGAAAATTGCTGAAAAATTTGCGGGTATTCAGCTAAAGCAACTCAACAGAGTGCCGGAAGTAGTTCAAGAAATCAAATCTGGGCGAATTGATGCAGCAATTGTTGAGGATACTGTCGCTAAGGGATTTGCCCAAGCTAACCCAGATTTAGAATTTAATATTATTCCTTCAGAGGAGCAAAGTGGATCTGCGATCGCTTTTCCCAAAGATTCCTCTTTTGTAGAACCGTTTAACAAAGTTCTTCAACAAATGAAGGACGATGGCACATTGAATAAACTTATAGCCAAATGGTTTTCACAGAATATTACTGCTAATTCTGAATCTTCAACTCCTACCAAAGGCGGATTAAATCTCGACTTCACCAGAATTCTTCCAGATATTCCCTTTATTCTGCGGGGAATCCCTTTAACTTTGTTGTTTACGCTATTATCTGTATTCTTGGGGTTAATTTGGGGAACAATACTATCTCTATTAAAAATTCTCGGTATCAAACCGCTTACCTGGGTTGCTAACGCCTACACCTCTGTTTTTCGAGGTACACCTTTGTTATTACAGTTAGCATTAGTTTACTATGCAACACCCCAGCTTACAGGCTATGACATTTCAGCATTGCAGGCTGGTGTGCTAACTTTTACCCTAAATTCTGGCGCTTATATGTCAGAAACCATTAGGGGTGGGATTCAGGCGGTGGATAAAGGGCAAAGTGAAGCGGCGATGTCTATGGGTGTTCCCTATTGGTTGATGATGTGGGATGTAATTTTACCGCAAGCATTGAAGAATATCCTCCCCGCATTGGTAAATGAAACTATCGGATTGCTTAAAGATTCTGCGTTGGTGTCAACCATTGGAGTGGTGGAAATATTACGCAGTGCCCAAATTGTTGGTTCAAATAAGTATATTTATTTTGAACCACTGCTATTTGCAGGGTTAATCTACTATGTTTTAGTAATGGGTATGACCTTGGGTGCATCCGCTTTAGAAAGGAGGTTACGGGAAAGTGAATAA
- a CDS encoding DUF4760 domain-containing protein, whose product MTLDDCRNIAIILGTFVALLTWIKGVYEYTRQLAQKRSEQYAEIRKRFRESKVISKLISMLETNDSNLVEVSWSEKVELLGFYEDIALMVNSGIIKHNVAFYMFGYYAIRCWESNYFWADVNRNSPYWSLFRNFVNEMKAAEVIFLEDSFIFRPKNYRF is encoded by the coding sequence ATGACATTAGATGACTGCCGGAATATTGCCATCATTTTGGGAACATTTGTTGCTCTGCTCACCTGGATAAAAGGTGTTTACGAATATACACGTCAACTAGCCCAAAAACGAAGCGAACAGTATGCCGAAATACGGAAGCGTTTTAGGGAAAGTAAAGTAATATCGAAACTAATTAGTATGCTTGAGACAAATGACTCAAATTTAGTAGAAGTTTCATGGTCGGAAAAAGTCGAATTACTGGGATTTTATGAAGATATTGCTTTAATGGTAAATTCCGGCATTATCAAACATAATGTTGCTTTCTATATGTTTGGGTATTATGCTATCCGTTGTTGGGAAAGTAACTATTTTTGGGCTGATGTAAATCGAAATAGCCCCTACTGGTCACTATTCCGAAATTTTGTCAACGAGATGAAGGCGGCTGAAGTAATATTTCTTGAAGACTCCTTTATTTTTCGTCCAAAAAATTACCGTTTTTAG
- a CDS encoding Fic family protein: MDEKLSLVNEIDNMIDTDRAGRYIEQLTGYKAFIPNPLPPIPKLCIDDEMLELLSQADRALGRLDGSTDALPNPDLFVFMYVRKEAVLSSQIEGTQASLIDVLEFESRTVEPDNPQDVTEVVNYIAAINHGLERLENNFPLSLRLIREIHKELLREGRGSEKGPGEFRRSQNWIGEGRCNLKEATYVPPPPHDMQEALSNFEKFLHDSAPMPALIKIGLAHAQFETIHPFEDGNGRTGRLLITLLLCEKNILKRPLLYISYYFKKYRLQYYDHLQSIRDNGDWESWLKFFLKGVYEVSQEASTVARQIVNLKEDHRKTVMERMGNRKAGNAIALLEKLYYKPVFNIEMAQEFTQLSYTNANILVRELCNIGIVEEVTGNKRNRAFIYEPYLSIFKES, from the coding sequence ATGGATGAAAAATTGTCTCTTGTGAATGAAATCGATAATATGATTGATACCGATAGAGCAGGTAGATACATAGAACAGCTTACTGGATACAAAGCTTTTATACCTAATCCTTTACCGCCTATACCCAAATTATGTATAGATGATGAAATGTTAGAACTTTTATCACAAGCAGATAGAGCATTAGGTCGTTTAGATGGATCAACAGACGCTTTACCTAATCCCGACTTATTCGTGTTTATGTATGTTCGTAAAGAGGCAGTGTTATCAAGTCAGATAGAAGGAACACAAGCTTCTTTGATAGATGTCCTTGAGTTTGAATCCCGTACAGTGGAACCAGACAACCCGCAAGATGTAACCGAAGTTGTCAACTATATTGCAGCAATTAATCACGGACTCGAAAGATTAGAGAATAATTTTCCTTTATCATTGCGATTGATCCGTGAAATTCATAAAGAATTATTGAGAGAAGGTCGAGGTTCTGAAAAGGGCCCAGGAGAATTTCGCCGCAGCCAAAATTGGATTGGTGAGGGAAGATGTAATTTAAAGGAAGCTACTTATGTTCCACCTCCACCGCATGATATGCAAGAAGCTTTAAGTAATTTTGAGAAGTTTTTACATGACTCTGCTCCAATGCCAGCTTTAATTAAAATTGGATTAGCTCATGCTCAGTTTGAAACAATTCACCCTTTTGAAGACGGCAATGGAAGAACAGGACGCTTACTAATTACTCTCTTACTATGTGAAAAAAATATATTAAAACGTCCTCTGCTCTATATATCTTATTACTTCAAAAAATACCGTTTGCAATATTACGATCATCTCCAATCTATCAGGGATAATGGGGACTGGGAAAGCTGGCTTAAGTTTTTTCTGAAAGGTGTATATGAAGTTTCTCAGGAGGCATCTACTGTTGCTCGTCAAATAGTTAATTTAAAAGAAGATCATCGTAAAACAGTAATGGAACGAATGGGAAATCGGAAGGCAGGGAATGCTATAGCTTTACTCGAAAAACTCTATTACAAGCCAGTTTTTAATATAGAAATGGCTCAAGAATTTACCCAATTATCATACACTAACGCTAACATTTTAGTCAGAGAATTATGTAATATAGGGATCGTGGAAGAAGTTACTGGAAATAAACGTAACAGAGCTTTTATTTATGAACCATACCTGTCTATTTTTAAGGAGTCTTAA
- a CDS encoding 2-dehydropantoate 2-reductase, with amino-acid sequence MKICIVGAGAIGGYLGAKLALAGEEVTLIARGSHLEAIKKNGLKLLIADGSSQIATPYLATSDIQVAGPQDVVILTVKAHSVTAIAPFLPALYNPHTMVVTAQNGVPWWYFRKYGGEYEGTRIQSVDPDGIIEASIGADRAIGCVVYPAAEIIEPGVIKHIEGDRFTLGEIDGTKTERIQLLAQTLKQAGFKTPIRNQIRTEIWIKLWGNVAFNPISALTGATLEDICRYPLTRELARLMMTETQAIAENLGIKFGITLEQRINGAENVGAHKTSMLQDIEAGRPTEIDAIVGAVAELGKLTQIPTPYINAIYASVKLLEATKLKV; translated from the coding sequence ATGAAAATTTGTATTGTTGGCGCGGGTGCGATTGGTGGATATTTAGGAGCAAAACTGGCATTAGCAGGTGAAGAGGTAACGCTAATTGCTCGTGGTTCTCATTTGGAGGCAATTAAAAAAAATGGGCTGAAGTTGCTTATAGCAGACGGTTCTAGCCAAATTGCTACTCCGTATCTAGCAACTAGCGATATTCAGGTAGCCGGGCCACAAGATGTAGTAATTTTAACTGTTAAGGCTCACAGTGTAACTGCGATCGCACCTTTTCTCCCTGCACTATACAATCCTCATACGATGGTGGTAACAGCCCAAAATGGGGTTCCTTGGTGGTACTTTCGCAAGTATGGTGGTGAGTATGAAGGTACGCGAATTCAATCTGTTGATCCAGATGGGATTATTGAAGCTAGCATCGGTGCTGACCGCGCTATCGGTTGTGTTGTTTACCCGGCAGCTGAGATAATTGAACCAGGTGTGATTAAGCATATTGAAGGCGATCGCTTTACTCTTGGTGAAATCGACGGCACTAAAACAGAACGCATTCAATTATTGGCACAGACTTTAAAACAAGCAGGATTTAAAACACCAATCCGCAATCAAATTCGCACGGAAATTTGGATCAAGTTGTGGGGAAATGTGGCGTTTAATCCCATCAGTGCCCTGACTGGTGCTACTTTAGAGGATATTTGCCGCTATCCCCTCACCCGTGAACTAGCAAGGCTTATGATGACAGAAACTCAAGCGATCGCAGAAAATTTAGGTATAAAGTTTGGTATCACTTTAGAACAGCGAATTAATGGCGCAGAAAATGTTGGCGCCCATAAAACCTCAATGCTACAAGATATCGAAGCCGGACGCCCCACCGAGATAGATGCTATTGTTGGTGCAGTCGCAGAATTGGGAAAACTTACTCAAATTCCCACACCTTATATTAATGCTATTTATGCCAGCGTTAAGTTGCTGGAAGCGACTAAATTAAAGGTTTGA
- a CDS encoding inositol monophosphatase family protein — MSTTPTTRLILETLLPHLKVAAAYARFLQPKIAALPAKEQGNNFFSAALTDADVAIQNLVEVVLLGTFPDIRFYGEEYESSNNTKYFRANDLGSEGDYLVTLDPIDGTKFYMDGHSNYQIILGILNSDDFEAVIAISPAQNVYFYALRGEGAFKGTLEMSLEACAPLQITSAKPAILLGWGMNAIADLLKDRYKVIDIATDYSSDIEIPSLNGILSGDLSGAVIKSGKFLDSAGLAFIAKEAGWIVTTLDGSTLPPLHTCENYSMPGLIIAASKSVHQDLQKAMQSFKSAE, encoded by the coding sequence ATGTCCACAACACCTACTACTCGACTGATTTTGGAGACTTTACTTCCCCATCTGAAAGTAGCAGCAGCCTATGCCCGTTTTCTGCAACCAAAAATTGCTGCACTTCCCGCCAAAGAACAAGGAAACAACTTTTTTAGTGCTGCACTTACTGATGCAGATGTGGCTATTCAAAATCTGGTAGAAGTAGTACTATTGGGCACTTTCCCAGATATTCGCTTTTATGGTGAAGAGTATGAAAGTTCTAACAATACTAAGTATTTTCGCGCTAACGATCTTGGTTCAGAAGGTGATTATTTAGTCACGCTCGACCCAATCGATGGTACGAAGTTTTACATGGATGGACATTCTAATTACCAAATTATTCTCGGTATTCTAAATTCGGATGACTTTGAAGCAGTAATCGCTATTTCCCCTGCCCAAAATGTTTATTTTTACGCTCTCCGAGGTGAAGGTGCTTTTAAAGGGACGCTAGAGATGAGTTTAGAAGCCTGTGCGCCGTTACAGATAACATCCGCCAAACCTGCTATTTTGTTGGGATGGGGAATGAATGCGATCGCAGATTTACTAAAAGATCGATATAAAGTCATTGATATAGCAACTGATTACTCTAGTGATATTGAAATTCCCAGTCTCAATGGTATTCTCAGTGGCGATTTAAGTGGAGCAGTCATCAAATCGGGTAAATTTCTTGATAGTGCTGGACTTGCTTTTATTGCGAAAGAGGCTGGCTGGATTGTAACTACTCTGGATGGTTCGACTTTACCACCACTGCATACTTGTGAAAACTATAGTATGCCTGGATTGATAATAGCTGCTTCAAAATCTGTTCATCAAGACTTACAAAAAGCGATGCAAAGCTTTAAAAGTGCTGAGTAA